In Shouchella patagoniensis, the following are encoded in one genomic region:
- the tatC gene encoding twin-arginine translocase subunit TatC — protein MKTSQQTSKKKKRNKQRVPMQDMSVMDHAEELRRRIFVVLAFFIAALIGGFFLAVPVISYLQEAPQAADMPFHAFRLTDPLRIYVNFSIIMALIIIIPVILYQLWAFISPGLKEEEQKATLAYIPISFSLFLIGIAFSYFILIPFVMSFMSDMASRLQISEMYGINEYFSFLFQLTIPFGFLFQLPVVVMFLTRLGVVTPAFLNKIRKYAYFVLLVIAGIITPPELMSHLLVTFPMLILYEISIVISRATYRKYNGKQKEEPQ, from the coding sequence ATGAAAACAAGTCAACAAACGTCCAAAAAGAAAAAGCGTAACAAACAGCGGGTCCCAATGCAGGATATGTCCGTTATGGACCATGCTGAAGAATTAAGGCGCAGGATTTTTGTAGTCCTCGCCTTTTTTATTGCGGCACTTATTGGCGGTTTTTTCCTGGCCGTACCTGTTATTTCTTATTTACAAGAAGCGCCACAAGCAGCAGACATGCCGTTTCATGCATTCCGATTGACGGATCCGTTGCGAATCTATGTGAACTTCTCTATTATTATGGCGTTGATTATCATTATTCCAGTTATCTTGTATCAGCTATGGGCTTTTATATCGCCAGGTTTAAAGGAAGAAGAACAGAAGGCAACTCTTGCTTATATACCTATCTCTTTTTCTCTTTTTCTTATAGGAATTGCTTTTTCTTATTTCATTTTAATTCCTTTTGTGATGTCTTTTATGAGCGATATGGCCAGTAGGCTTCAAATTAGCGAGATGTATGGTATAAATGAGTATTTTTCGTTTTTATTTCAACTTACTATACCATTTGGTTTTTTATTTCAGTTACCGGTTGTTGTTATGTTCTTAACAAGACTAGGTGTTGTAACTCCAGCATTTCTAAACAAAATTCGCAAATACGCGTACTTTGTTTTGCTTGTTATTGCGGGTATTATCACGCCACCAGAGTTAATGTCACATTTGTTGGTCACATTCCCGATGCTCATCTTATATGAAATAAGCATTGTTATTTCTAGAGCAACCTATAGAAAGTACAACGGGAAACAGAAAGAGGAGCCTCAATAA
- a CDS encoding twin-arginine translocase TatA/TatE family subunit encodes MNMLSAGSIVIISAVALLIFGPKKLPELGKAAGTTLREFKNATKGLADDDDENKSTNVQKEKA; translated from the coding sequence ATAAACATGTTATCGGCAGGAAGTATCGTTATTATTTCAGCAGTAGCATTGCTTATATTTGGACCAAAGAAATTACCAGAGCTAGGTAAAGCAGCAGGAACTACATTACGTGAGTTTAAAAATGCGACAAAAGGATTAGCGGATGACGATGATGAAAACAAGTCAACAAACGTCCAAAAAGAAAAAGCGTAA
- a CDS encoding redox-sensing transcriptional repressor Rex, giving the protein MKSEQLKIPQATAKRLPLYYRFLENLHASGKQRVSSTELSQAVKVDSATIRRDFSYFGALGKKGYGYNVQYLLSFFRETLDQDERTNVILVGVGNLGTALLQYNFSKNNNTVITHAFDVDQEKIGTQVGEVPIYNWDELESLGLDASIAVLTVPASQAQKSADKLVEAGISGILNFTPVRLSVPEHIRVHHIDLAIELQALVYFLKHYPL; this is encoded by the coding sequence ATGAAATCAGAACAACTGAAGATTCCTCAAGCAACAGCAAAACGCTTGCCGCTTTATTATCGGTTTTTGGAAAACTTACATGCATCAGGTAAACAACGCGTTTCCTCGACAGAACTTAGCCAAGCAGTAAAGGTTGATTCTGCTACAATTCGTCGGGATTTTTCTTACTTTGGTGCTTTAGGAAAAAAGGGATACGGGTACAATGTACAATATCTACTTTCTTTTTTTAGAGAGACGCTTGATCAAGATGAACGGACAAATGTTATTCTTGTTGGGGTCGGAAATTTAGGGACGGCCTTGTTGCAATATAATTTCTCGAAGAATAACAATACCGTTATTACTCATGCCTTTGATGTGGATCAAGAGAAAATAGGCACACAAGTAGGGGAAGTGCCAATTTATAATTGGGATGAGCTTGAATCACTTGGATTAGACGCTTCTATTGCTGTCTTAACAGTACCTGCTTCTCAAGCACAAAAAAGTGCAGACAAGCTTGTCGAGGCTGGGATTAGCGGTATACTTAATTTTACTCCAGTTCGGTTATCTGTTCCGGAACATATACGTGTTCACCACATTGACCTTGCAATTGAATTGCAAGCACTTGTTTATTTCTTAAAGCATTATCCACTTTAA
- a CDS encoding ABC-F family ATP-binding cassette domain-containing protein: MIVLQCVNVSKAFGAEPILENVKLEVQSKDRVALVGRNGAGKSTLLKIIVGDMSHDSGDIVIPKQTTTGYLAQHTGLESSRSIWDEMLTVFEPLKKMEKTLRQTELRMADSSIMKDSDYQKILDEYDQLQVAFKDQGGYQYEADIRSVLAGLHFQQFDYSTPIAALSGGQKTRLALAKLLLSKPELLVLDEPTNHLDMETLTWLEQYLSGYPGAILIVSHDRYFLDKLSTKVVELSRNRTTSYSGNYSYYLDEKAKRYEQDLKLFEKQQGEIAKLETFIAKNIVRASTTKRAQSRRKQLEKMDKLNRPDAGEKSAMFSFSIKKQTGHDVLTVNNLEVGYNEFSVFKGLSIALNRGESVGLIGENGAGKSTLLKALTKQLTPKHGEIHYGSNVVIGYYDQEQAKLTSNKTVLNEVWDEFPSTTEKDIRGVLGQFLFSGDDVLKTVSSLSGGEKARVALSKLMMQQANVLILDEPTNHLDLDAKEVLESALIDYPGTILFVSHDRYFIDRIASRIIEIEAGTTTTYLGDYSYFIEKKRETAERESLQNEASSETKNQMLSEFDSTDKRTFQQDKEAKRLGRQRERRITSIETEMEQIEAKINQLEEQLTQPDIYSDHEKAHLIQVDIQTKNNALDTLMEEWEELHS; encoded by the coding sequence ATGATTGTACTACAATGTGTAAATGTATCAAAAGCATTTGGGGCTGAGCCTATTCTTGAAAACGTCAAATTAGAAGTTCAGTCAAAAGATCGTGTCGCTTTAGTGGGTCGAAATGGTGCAGGTAAATCAACGTTACTTAAAATCATTGTCGGCGATATGAGCCATGATTCTGGCGACATCGTCATCCCTAAACAAACAACTACTGGTTATTTAGCACAACATACTGGACTTGAATCAAGCCGTTCGATCTGGGATGAAATGTTAACCGTTTTTGAACCACTTAAAAAAATGGAGAAAACACTACGTCAAACAGAATTGCGCATGGCCGACTCTAGCATAATGAAAGATAGTGATTATCAAAAAATATTGGACGAGTATGACCAGCTTCAAGTCGCATTTAAAGACCAAGGGGGCTACCAATATGAAGCAGATATTCGTAGTGTGCTTGCAGGCTTGCACTTTCAGCAATTTGATTACAGCACTCCCATTGCAGCATTATCTGGTGGTCAAAAAACTCGTTTAGCATTAGCGAAACTACTCCTTTCTAAACCAGAATTACTTGTTCTTGATGAACCAACCAACCACCTTGATATGGAGACGCTGACATGGCTCGAACAATACTTATCAGGTTATCCGGGAGCCATTTTAATTGTATCTCATGATCGTTACTTTTTGGATAAGCTTTCGACAAAAGTAGTTGAGCTCTCACGAAATCGAACAACCTCATATAGTGGTAACTATAGTTATTACCTTGACGAAAAAGCAAAACGATATGAACAAGACTTAAAACTTTTTGAAAAACAACAAGGTGAAATTGCTAAATTAGAAACATTTATTGCTAAAAATATCGTCCGTGCCTCCACAACGAAAAGAGCGCAGAGTCGAAGAAAACAACTCGAAAAAATGGACAAATTAAATCGCCCTGATGCAGGTGAAAAATCAGCAATGTTTTCTTTTTCCATAAAAAAACAAACGGGTCATGATGTTTTAACAGTGAATAATCTCGAGGTCGGGTACAATGAATTTTCTGTGTTTAAAGGCTTGTCTATTGCACTAAATAGAGGTGAATCAGTTGGCCTAATTGGTGAAAATGGAGCTGGTAAATCAACTTTACTAAAAGCTTTAACAAAACAACTTACGCCTAAACATGGGGAGATTCACTACGGAAGTAATGTTGTTATTGGTTACTATGATCAAGAACAAGCTAAACTAACAAGTAACAAAACCGTCCTGAATGAAGTTTGGGATGAATTTCCTTCAACAACAGAAAAGGATATTCGTGGAGTACTTGGCCAATTCTTGTTTAGTGGAGACGATGTATTAAAAACCGTCTCATCTCTAAGTGGAGGCGAAAAAGCAAGGGTTGCCTTATCTAAACTAATGATGCAGCAGGCAAACGTATTGATCCTAGATGAACCAACAAACCATTTAGACCTTGATGCAAAAGAAGTTCTTGAATCAGCACTAATCGACTATCCAGGAACGATCCTTTTTGTTTCTCATGACCGTTATTTTATTGATCGTATCGCTTCCCGTATCATCGAAATTGAAGCTGGTACAACAACAACCTATTTAGGTGACTACAGCTACTTTATTGAGAAAAAACGCGAAACAGCTGAACGTGAGTCTCTTCAAAATGAAGCATCCTCTGAAACAAAGAATCAAATGTTATCTGAGTTCGACTCAACTGATAAACGAACATTCCAACAAGATAAGGAAGCCAAGCGGCTTGGTCGTCAAAGAGAGAGACGTATCACATCAATTGAAACTGAAATGGAGCAGATTGAAGCTAAGATTAATCAACTTGAGGAACAACTTACTCAACCTGACATCTATTCCGATCACGAGAAAGCTCATTTGATTCAAGTTGATATTCAGACGAAAAACAATGCGCTTGATACATTAATGGAAGAATGGGAAGAACTTCATTCATAA
- the tsaD gene encoding tRNA (adenosine(37)-N6)-threonylcarbamoyltransferase complex transferase subunit TsaD produces MTIILAIETSCDETSAAIIKDGNTILSNIVATQMESHARFGGVVPEIASRHHVETMTVVIEEAMETAQVVYSDLTAIAVTEGPGLVGALLVGIHAAKAIAFAHELPIIGVHHIAGHIYANQLVSPLKFPLLALVASGGHTELVLMKKDGQFEVIGQTRDDAVGEAYDKAARAMGLPYPGGPNVEKLANSTEDDIELPRSWLEKDSFDFSFSGLKSAVLNRLNNDNQRGEETNLAALARGFQNSVVEVLTGKTVRAQEKFGVKQVILAGGVAANKGLRDALSVAFEEKNIELLIPPMHLCTDNAAMIGACAHSMWTYGHRGNLAMNGRPGMTLNSFN; encoded by the coding sequence ATGACAATAATACTAGCTATTGAGACAAGCTGTGATGAAACTTCTGCGGCAATTATTAAAGACGGTAATACCATCTTATCAAACATAGTTGCAACTCAGATGGAGAGCCATGCTCGATTTGGAGGAGTTGTACCAGAAATTGCGTCTAGGCATCATGTAGAAACAATGACTGTTGTAATTGAAGAGGCGATGGAAACCGCTCAAGTAGTGTATTCTGATCTAACTGCTATTGCTGTAACGGAAGGTCCTGGTTTAGTCGGTGCACTTTTGGTTGGGATACATGCAGCGAAAGCAATTGCGTTTGCTCATGAGCTACCTATTATAGGCGTCCACCATATAGCAGGTCATATTTACGCAAATCAGCTAGTGTCTCCATTAAAGTTTCCATTATTGGCTCTTGTCGCTTCAGGTGGCCATACAGAGTTGGTTTTAATGAAAAAAGATGGACAATTTGAGGTAATTGGTCAAACTCGGGATGATGCAGTTGGAGAAGCTTATGATAAAGCAGCTAGAGCTATGGGGCTTCCGTATCCTGGTGGGCCAAATGTTGAAAAACTTGCGAATTCAACTGAGGACGACATTGAATTACCAAGATCATGGTTAGAAAAAGACAGTTTTGACTTTAGTTTTAGTGGATTGAAGTCTGCCGTGCTAAATCGATTAAATAATGACAATCAACGTGGAGAAGAAACGAATCTAGCAGCATTGGCCCGTGGTTTTCAAAACAGCGTTGTAGAAGTATTAACGGGAAAAACAGTTCGTGCTCAAGAAAAGTTTGGGGTCAAACAGGTCATTCTCGCAGGTGGCGTAGCAGCTAACAAAGGGCTTCGGGATGCTTTATCAGTAGCTTTTGAAGAAAAAAATATTGAATTACTCATTCCGCCAATGCATTTATGCACAGATAACGCGGCGATGATTGGGGCATGTGCACATAGTATGTGGACATATGGACACAGGGGTAATCTGGCGATGAACGGCCGACCAGGTATGACTTTAAATTCGTTTAACTAA
- the rimI gene encoding ribosomal protein S18-alanine N-acetyltransferase has translation MLKREGTNVSVKIRHMNEKDIDAVLMVEKDAFSTPWTRQAFEAELTQNKFAYYFVLVNGETIIGYCGIWKVMDEAQITNIAILTEKRGHSYGELLLRYVMEWLKGHHVITLSLEVRASNLPAQSLYKKLGFVQAGVRKNYYADNQEDAWVMWVKLDDNNTSY, from the coding sequence ATGCTCAAGAGAGAGGGAACGAACGTTAGTGTCAAAATACGTCATATGAATGAAAAAGACATTGATGCAGTTCTGATGGTGGAGAAGGACGCTTTCTCTACTCCTTGGACGAGGCAGGCGTTTGAAGCTGAATTAACACAAAATAAATTCGCTTATTATTTCGTCCTTGTTAATGGGGAAACCATTATTGGTTACTGTGGGATTTGGAAAGTGATGGATGAAGCACAAATAACAAATATAGCGATCCTTACTGAAAAACGCGGGCATTCTTATGGAGAACTTCTATTACGTTATGTAATGGAATGGTTAAAAGGACATCATGTTATTACGTTGTCGTTGGAAGTTAGGGCTTCAAATCTACCTGCCCAATCGCTTTATAAAAAACTGGGATTTGTTCAGGCAGGGGTTCGGAAAAATTATTACGCGGATAACCAGGAGGACGCATGGGTAATGTGGGTGAAATTAGATGACAATAATACTAGCTATTGA
- the tsaB gene encoding tRNA (adenosine(37)-N6)-threonylcarbamoyltransferase complex dimerization subunit type 1 TsaB yields the protein MANILALDTSSYRLGIAVSNEDAVLGEYMTLLKKNHALRLMPAVEVLLEEVGLKPKELDRIAVAHGPGSYTGVRMAVTTAKTLAWSLNIPLVSISTLELMAQAGKYFPGTVVPLIDARRQTVFTGAYQYIDGELKEVLPDKHVPLDEWLNELENVEGSFLFIGEDVGQYQTMIENVLGERLIVAEQLLANVRPGELCVLASRKEPVKNLHSFAPEYLRLAEAEVNWRDAQERGNER from the coding sequence ATGGCGAATATATTAGCACTGGATACATCTTCCTATCGATTAGGCATAGCCGTTAGCAATGAAGATGCAGTATTAGGTGAGTACATGACTTTATTGAAAAAAAATCATGCTCTTCGATTAATGCCTGCTGTTGAAGTATTATTAGAAGAAGTAGGTCTAAAGCCGAAAGAACTTGACCGAATTGCCGTTGCCCACGGGCCGGGTTCGTACACAGGGGTTAGGATGGCCGTAACAACTGCCAAAACGCTTGCGTGGTCTTTGAATATTCCTCTTGTTTCTATATCAACCCTTGAATTGATGGCTCAAGCAGGGAAGTACTTTCCTGGTACGGTCGTACCACTAATTGATGCTAGGAGACAAACAGTATTTACTGGTGCTTATCAATACATTGATGGAGAGCTTAAAGAAGTCTTGCCTGATAAACATGTCCCTTTGGATGAATGGCTTAACGAACTGGAAAATGTAGAGGGTTCATTCCTTTTTATTGGGGAAGACGTTGGTCAATATCAAACGATGATAGAAAACGTTCTTGGCGAGCGATTGATTGTAGCGGAACAATTACTTGCAAATGTTCGCCCAGGAGAATTATGTGTGTTGGCTAGTAGAAAAGAACCGGTAAAAAACCTTCATTCGTTTGCGCCAGAATACCTTCGTTTAGCAGAGGCGGAGGTGAATTGGCGTGATGCTCAAGAGAGAGGGAACGAACGTTAG
- the tsaE gene encoding tRNA (adenosine(37)-N6)-threonylcarbamoyltransferase complex ATPase subunit type 1 TsaE: protein MENLTMQSQSVEETMHLACQFGKILKKGDCVTLEGDLGAGKTHFAKGIAKALNIKAMVTSPTYTIIKEYEGTTPLYHMDVYRAEGQADDLGLEEYFYGNGITVIEWAHLIEDLLPKERFVCSIKKIDDHFRQISIKAIGNKQGERLRELK from the coding sequence ATGGAGAATTTGACGATGCAGAGTCAATCAGTAGAAGAGACAATGCACCTAGCATGTCAATTTGGTAAGATATTAAAAAAGGGTGACTGTGTTACTCTCGAAGGGGATCTTGGAGCTGGAAAAACTCACTTCGCGAAAGGCATCGCCAAGGCATTAAACATAAAAGCAATGGTGACAAGTCCTACCTATACAATTATAAAAGAATATGAAGGAACAACACCCTTGTACCATATGGATGTTTATCGGGCTGAGGGCCAAGCAGATGATTTAGGGTTAGAAGAGTATTTTTATGGTAACGGCATTACAGTTATTGAATGGGCGCACTTAATAGAGGATTTATTGCCTAAAGAAAGGTTCGTTTGCTCCATTAAAAAAATCGACGATCATTTTAGACAAATCTCAATTAAAGCGATTGGCAACAAACAGGGGGAACGTTTGAGGGAGTTGAAATAA
- the thiL gene encoding thiamine-phosphate kinase: protein MNDEFSFIRSIVPKQVYQSRTKIGIGDDAAVYASDPTQDEVVCVDTMVEGVHFRKDTLTPFQIGRKVLAINVSDLAAMGATPLFYLVTLAVPTDWTEDELGELYRGMSSLANHLKMDLIGGDTVSIPNTLVITITAIGSVAKNKSLVRSNAQVGDIVFVTGPLGGSAAGFELLNERTKDGAFSELEATFIKMHQQPEPQVEISKQLAKLEKRIALNDISDGLSSESMEIAQASGVQLVLNEAQIFSISPQILSVSKQKRVEWSLNGGEDFQLVGTIAADEFHAAKSAAKEIGRELFQVGTVRQGEPAVFLTFPDGESKIEMSGYNHFKRG from the coding sequence GTGAATGATGAGTTTTCTTTTATTCGAAGCATAGTGCCTAAGCAGGTGTATCAATCAAGAACGAAGATTGGTATCGGAGATGATGCTGCCGTCTACGCGAGTGATCCAACACAAGATGAAGTTGTTTGTGTAGATACAATGGTGGAAGGGGTTCATTTTCGCAAGGATACGTTGACTCCTTTTCAAATAGGACGAAAAGTGTTAGCCATTAATGTAAGTGACTTGGCAGCAATGGGGGCGACCCCGCTTTTTTATTTAGTGACCCTCGCTGTGCCTACAGACTGGACAGAAGATGAATTAGGGGAGTTATATAGAGGAATGTCAAGTCTGGCTAATCATTTGAAGATGGACTTAATAGGTGGAGACACGGTTTCTATACCTAATACACTTGTGATCACAATTACTGCTATAGGAAGCGTGGCTAAAAATAAGTCTTTGGTAAGAAGCAATGCTCAAGTAGGAGACATCGTTTTTGTTACCGGCCCTCTTGGTGGTTCTGCAGCAGGATTTGAATTGCTTAATGAACGCACAAAAGATGGTGCTTTTTCTGAATTAGAAGCAACATTTATTAAGATGCACCAACAACCAGAACCGCAAGTTGAAATAAGTAAACAATTAGCGAAATTAGAGAAACGTATAGCTTTAAACGATATTAGTGATGGGCTTTCAAGCGAGAGCATGGAAATTGCACAAGCGAGTGGTGTTCAACTTGTGCTTAATGAAGCACAAATCTTTTCTATTTCTCCTCAAATCCTTTCTGTTTCAAAGCAAAAAAGAGTAGAATGGAGTTTAAATGGCGGGGAAGATTTTCAGTTAGTTGGAACGATTGCTGCGGATGAGTTTCATGCTGCCAAGAGCGCTGCAAAGGAAATCGGACGTGAGTTGTTTCAAGTGGGTACCGTTAGACAAGGGGAACCAGCTGTATTTTTAACCTTTCCAGATGGAGAGTCAAAAATCGAAATGAGCGGTTACAATCATTTTAAACGCGGGTGA
- a CDS encoding trans-sulfuration enzyme family protein, whose product MERKTYFNTDSVHFTNKENGMNRSKARPIYQTSAFVFESLADMEQYFTGEKEYLYSRYGNPNTDDLGKGVALLEQAEDGVATSSGMSAILCAILSVCKVGDHLIAVMDVYGGTYSLLEQELRVFGIDVTFVHPNDVWEEAITSKTKLIFCESITNPLVRVENLQHIMDKAKQNRIISIVDNTFATPYLLKPVLLGADLVVHSATKYIGGHSDVTAGVIVGKSELLLKAKARVITMGCNLSPFEAWLACRGLKTLALRMDRQSANAAELALALDGYKGIKQVYYPKFVSEKGNGAMMSIELDEKVSIERFFASFTFVKIAPTLAGVETSVSYPLHTSHRTVPEEMRQRLGIRKQHVRISVGIEDVRDIVADFKQAINEANE is encoded by the coding sequence ATGGAGAGAAAAACATACTTTAATACAGATTCTGTTCATTTCACAAATAAAGAAAATGGAATGAATAGAAGTAAAGCAAGGCCTATTTATCAGACGTCTGCCTTTGTCTTTGAAAGTCTTGCTGATATGGAACAATATTTTACTGGAGAAAAAGAGTATTTATATTCCCGTTATGGTAATCCAAATACTGATGATTTAGGGAAAGGAGTAGCGTTACTTGAGCAAGCGGAAGATGGTGTTGCAACATCATCTGGAATGTCTGCGATCTTATGTGCAATTCTTTCTGTATGTAAAGTGGGAGATCATTTAATTGCAGTAATGGATGTTTATGGTGGAACGTATTCGCTCCTTGAGCAAGAACTTCGCGTTTTTGGGATTGATGTAACGTTTGTCCACCCTAACGATGTGTGGGAGGAAGCAATAACGTCGAAAACAAAGCTGATCTTCTGTGAATCCATTACAAATCCCCTTGTACGAGTAGAAAACTTGCAGCATATTATGGATAAAGCAAAACAAAATCGCATAATCAGTATTGTGGATAATACGTTTGCAACCCCATATTTATTGAAGCCGGTTCTTCTTGGTGCAGATTTAGTTGTTCATAGTGCCACAAAATATATAGGGGGACATAGCGATGTAACGGCGGGTGTGATTGTCGGGAAGAGTGAACTGTTACTTAAGGCGAAAGCACGTGTTATTACGATGGGGTGTAATTTGAGTCCATTTGAAGCATGGCTTGCATGCAGAGGACTGAAGACTCTTGCATTGCGAATGGACCGGCAAAGTGCAAATGCTGCGGAATTAGCTTTAGCTTTAGACGGATACAAGGGTATTAAACAAGTATATTATCCAAAGTTTGTATCTGAAAAAGGCAATGGCGCAATGATGAGTATTGAACTGGACGAAAAAGTAAGCATTGAACGTTTCTTTGCTTCATTTACCTTTGTGAAAATCGCACCGACTCTTGCTGGGGTAGAAACGTCCGTTTCGTACCCACTCCATACATCGCATCGTACTGTGCCCGAAGAGATGCGACAAAGATTGGGGATAAGAAAACAACATGTACGAATTTCTGTAGGGATTGAAGACGTCAGAGATATTGTGGCGGATTTTAAACAAGCAATAAATGAAGCAAACGAATAG
- a CDS encoding fluoride efflux transporter FluC, translating to MVELFLVSLGGAIGACIRYSLGEWIKEKKISVLITTIAMINIVGSTLLGVALGLSLTVKLELFTVSLLGGFTTFSTFSLEAYEFFRAKEWRKATAYIAVSIVGSLLGFSLVILFFL from the coding sequence ATGGTTGAACTATTCCTAGTTTCTTTAGGTGGGGCAATTGGAGCATGTATACGCTATTCATTAGGCGAATGGATAAAGGAAAAAAAGATTTCTGTTCTAATTACTACTATTGCTATGATTAATATAGTGGGGAGTACATTGTTAGGCGTGGCTCTAGGTCTTTCCTTAACAGTTAAACTTGAATTATTTACTGTAAGCCTTTTGGGGGGATTTACCACTTTTTCTACATTTAGTCTTGAAGCCTATGAGTTCTTTCGAGCAAAAGAGTGGCGAAAGGCAACTGCGTATATTGCAGTATCAATTGTTGGTTCGTTGCTTGGATTTAGCTTGGTTATTTTATTTTTTTTATAG
- the crcB gene encoding fluoride efflux transporter CrcB, translating to MKQLCIYAGIGLGGAIGSSLRYLLTILLPFQQWPVAILTANLSGCFLMGLLTSWFNRQPQINRGLRLSITVGCIGGYTTMSTFTADAFTLIRAGRFFSGGLYVLVTVLGGITLIWVGHVFGTRNVCKHG from the coding sequence ATGAAGCAATTATGCATATACGCGGGTATTGGTCTGGGTGGCGCGATTGGTAGTTCTTTGCGTTATCTACTGACAATCCTACTTCCTTTTCAGCAATGGCCAGTTGCTATTTTAACAGCGAACTTAAGTGGTTGCTTCTTAATGGGGCTACTTACATCTTGGTTTAATCGCCAACCTCAAATTAATAGAGGTTTACGATTAAGTATAACAGTAGGTTGCATTGGTGGGTATACGACAATGTCTACTTTTACAGCAGATGCTTTTACTCTAATACGTGCAGGTCGTTTTTTCTCAGGTGGATTATACGTGCTTGTCACAGTATTAGGCGGTATTACTCTTATATGGGTTGGTCATGTCTTTGGAACAAGGAATGTATGTAAGCATGGTTGA
- a CDS encoding MgtC/SapB family protein, whose translation MDIVLLKLSAALFSGFLIGIDRQIKHKPLGLKTSMVICIASCLITIVSVEAYLHFSAADGATQNMDPMRLAAQIVSGVGFLGAGVILRRSNDVISGLTTAAMIWAASGIGIAIGAGFYVEALLTVILILIAVNAIPALLKLIGPTSLSQTDVALRVVMEEGAISTHLIKSLQRKESTWRERKARNIVIHDVKIKDIDNGCQQLDLSLSIPRTMYMTQLYDIVKEIDHVKTIAIEQR comes from the coding sequence ATGGATATCGTATTACTTAAATTAAGTGCAGCTCTTTTCTCTGGATTCTTAATTGGCATTGATCGACAAATTAAGCATAAACCACTAGGTCTTAAAACGAGTATGGTCATTTGTATAGCAAGTTGTTTAATTACGATTGTATCAGTAGAAGCTTATCTCCATTTTTCTGCCGCCGATGGTGCAACCCAGAACATGGATCCAATGCGTTTAGCTGCACAAATTGTTAGTGGTGTAGGCTTCTTAGGTGCAGGCGTCATTTTGCGCAGAAGCAACGATGTCATTTCTGGTTTAACTACGGCCGCAATGATTTGGGCAGCATCTGGTATCGGTATTGCAATAGGTGCAGGTTTTTATGTGGAAGCATTACTTACCGTCATTCTTATTCTCATTGCAGTCAACGCGATACCTGCTTTACTAAAATTGATCGGACCTACTTCTTTAAGTCAAACCGATGTCGCACTTCGTGTCGTTATGGAAGAGGGAGCGATATCAACCCATTTAATAAAAAGCTTACAGCGAAAAGAAAGTACTTGGCGAGAAAGAAAAGCACGCAATATTGTTATACATGATGTAAAAATAAAAGATATTGATAATGGTTGCCAACAATTAGACCTTTCCCTCTCTATCCCAAGAACAATGTACATGACTCAACTTTACGATATAGTTAAAGAAATTGATCATGTTAAAACAATTGCCATTGAGCAAAGATGA